Proteins found in one Longimicrobiales bacterium genomic segment:
- the purS gene encoding phosphoribosylformylglycinamidine synthase subunit PurS, translating into MSSYTAEVRITPRAGLLDPEGKAVQNALHSLEFEGVEDVRVGRLVRLRLRADSDDGARQSADEMCRRLLANPVTEDYEIVLVKGS; encoded by the coding sequence GTGAGCAGTTATACGGCTGAAGTGCGAATCACCCCACGGGCAGGACTGCTCGACCCGGAGGGCAAGGCGGTCCAGAACGCACTGCACTCGCTCGAGTTCGAGGGTGTCGAGGATGTGCGGGTCGGCCGGCTCGTGCGGCTGCGCCTGCGGGCCGACAGCGACGACGGTGCGCGGCAGAGCGCCGACGAGATGTGTCGTCGCCTGCTGGCCAATCCGGTGACCGAGGACTACGAGATCGTGCTCGTGAAGGGCAGCTGA
- the purQ gene encoding phosphoribosylformylglycinamidine synthase subunit PurQ has product MRAAIVTFPGSNCDYDCYKAVTDVLGEDAYFVWHREESVGDCDLVILPGGFSYGDYLRAGAIARFSPIMSDVQRFAAEGGYVLGVCNGFQVLCEAGMLPGALIRNRSLKFQGERVYIRVENTDTAFTAHYEPGQLLHLHIAHGQGNYVAEPDIIERLEAERRVIFRYVDESGQATDEGNANGSMNNIAGIINEQGNVLGLMPHPERSVEALLGSTDGLPIFTSLAERLAVAGRSA; this is encoded by the coding sequence ATGCGCGCGGCGATCGTGACGTTCCCTGGCTCCAACTGCGACTACGACTGCTACAAGGCCGTCACCGATGTGCTCGGTGAAGATGCGTACTTCGTGTGGCACCGCGAGGAGAGCGTAGGCGACTGCGACCTCGTGATCCTGCCCGGCGGCTTCAGCTACGGCGACTATCTGCGTGCGGGCGCGATCGCACGGTTCAGCCCGATCATGAGTGACGTGCAGCGCTTCGCCGCTGAGGGCGGGTACGTACTGGGAGTCTGCAACGGCTTCCAGGTGCTGTGCGAGGCGGGCATGCTGCCCGGTGCACTCATCCGCAACCGCTCGCTCAAGTTCCAGGGTGAGCGCGTCTACATCCGCGTGGAGAACACGGACACCGCATTCACGGCCCATTACGAGCCCGGGCAGCTGCTGCACCTGCACATCGCGCACGGACAGGGCAACTACGTGGCGGAGCCCGACATCATCGAGCGACTCGAGGCGGAGCGCAGAGTCATCTTCCGTTACGTGGACGAGAGCGGCCAGGCGACGGACGAGGGCAATGCGAACGGCTCGATGAACAACATTGCCGGCATCATCAACGAACAGGGCAACGTGCTGGGGCTGATGCCGCATCCGGAGCGATCCGTCGAGGCGCTGCTCGGCTCCACGGACGGGCTGCCGATCTTCACGTCGCTCGCGGAACGACTCGCCGTCGCCGGGAGGTCCGCATGA